In Pygocentrus nattereri isolate fPygNat1 chromosome 19, fPygNat1.pri, whole genome shotgun sequence, the sequence TTATATTCGGTCGCCTCCGGTTTCAGAGTCTCTCGCCGTCGTTATAGATTTTTCTGTAGAGCCCGTTTCCACCACTGGAAAAATATAGAGAGCCACTTAATGAGTCTGAATGAGTCTGAATGAGTCACAAATGAGTCTGACTTCTCACAATTATGCTTTAACGTGTGataataatgagaaaaaaataccaGGATTATGAAAGTAAGTAATATGAGAAAAAAGGTCATAATTATTAGATGCTAAGTCATACTTACGagttagtatctcataattatgagttATTAAGTCAGTTATGAGATTGAATTTCGTTAATTGATACTAAGTACTGTGAGATATTACGTCATGAacaataagtcattattataagatcctacatatatatatatatatatatatatatatatatatatatatatatatatatatacatacatacattttgtaAGTCATTGACGTAGGATCTTATATATCAGCTGTAGAACTGGGCATTCacgtaaaaaataaataaatcacgtGAGCCGAACGTGCGGTGCGCGAGCGCGCGCGCGTACGAGCGACTGACTGAGCGCGAGCCAGctactctctcactcgctctctgcGCGCGGGCATGGGCAGTGTACGGTAGCGGCGCTCCACACGCGACCGGCCGCTCTCTTTCTTCGttttgctccttttctctctcccggTTCGCCATGGCGTGGCCGTGTATCAGCAGGGTCTGCTGCCTGGCGCGCTTCTGGAACCAGTTCGATAAATCCGACCTGTCGGTGCCGCTCACCATCCAGAACTACTCGGACCTCGCTGAGCCGGAGAGCCGCGAGAGCCGCGAGATCCGCTCGGTCGCCAAGCACGTACCTGCGGAGCGCGCGCCCAGGGATGAGTACGCCACGCCGGAGCGCCGCGCTTCACCCACGTCGCAGGacggaggagaaggaggaggaggtggaggaggaggcagGCGGCAGCCGTGCCGCGCGCGGACGGAGCCCAGTTATAAACCCCGCGAGGACTACCAGCCACCGGGAGTGCCTTTCCCGAGCGTGACCCAGTACAAGCAGGACTACAAACCGTGGCCTATCCCGAAGAAAGATAACTTTCCGTGGATCGCAAACGGCGGCAGTAAAGGTCCCGCCGAGAGCCTCGTAAACGTGGAGAAGGAGGAGCGCGCGAGCAGACAGAAGCACGCGGAGGCGAGCGGGACCGGCACGAGCTCGTACAGGTACGGAGGGAAAGTGGATCCTAAACGGCACCCCGTTGGACACAATGAGCAGCGCACTGTACAGAGGCCATAACCGACTGTGCAGTGCACTTTATAGTGCGTAGGGAATAATAAtgacgctcactgtccatttaatcagctccacttactgctCTGTAGTTCTGCTGTTACATACTATATTCTTTCACCCTGTTCCTCAACCatcaggaccctcacaggaccacAATGTTGctggtactatttgggtggtggatcattctcagcactgcagtaacactgatgtggtggtggtgtgttagtgtgtgttgcgctggtctgagtggatcagacacagcagtgctgctggagtttttaaacacctcagtgtcactgctagactgaagatagtccaccaaccaaaaacatccagccaacagcgtcctgtgaccactgatgaaggactagaggataacTAACACAAAgcatgcagcaacagatgagccatcgtctctaactttacatctacaaggtggaccaacaaggttaGACTGTCTAATAgagaggacacagtgtttaaactctagcagcactgctgcgtctgatccactcgtaccagcacaacacacactaacacaccaccaccatatcagtggtcctgcagtgctgagaatgatccaat encodes:
- the map6d1 gene encoding microtubule-associated protein 6 homolog — protein: MAWPCISRVCCLARFWNQFDKSDLSVPLTIQNYSDLAEPESRESREIRSVAKHVPAERAPRDEYATPERRASPTSQDGGEGGGGGGGGRRQPCRARTEPSYKPREDYQPPGVPFPSVTQYKQDYKPWPIPKKDNFPWIANGGSKGPAESLVNVEKEERASRQKHAEASGTGTSSYRQEYRPWAAVRPSKPAQKRPTSLGAATNEPPLETSYQAAFSADTHRHADVSVPDITAHTQSSSQPERADRTEVSSRPEEQLVKTKLSPNPSAVFQSRSRIFNI